A genomic region of Flavobacteriales bacterium contains the following coding sequences:
- a CDS encoding GH3 auxin-responsive promoter family protein, translating to MGVKAALSVLYAKQQIHLRSKWVRSPLDTQIKWMKHLVAQGKYTVYGKDKGVGDITDHRAWRDSIPVVDYEGIRPYMERVLEGEQDVLWPGRPLYVAKTSGTTSGAKYIPLTEESMPFHIRSAKMALLSYIHESGNTEFVDGKMLFLQGSPALTEQNGLKIGRLSGITAHHVPAYLQRNRVPTLETNLIEDWEQKVMAIVKETSVQDMRLISGIPSWMQMYFEKLLEHSGKETVKEVFPNFSLMVHGGVNYRPYQNRFLELIGAEVDNLELYPASEGFIAYQDTLDQEGLLLELNSGIFYEFIPADEFFNDEPKRLWLDEIELGVNYVLIINSVAGLWGYNIGDTVKFVSKDPYRIVVTGRIKHFTSAFGEHVIAEEVERAMEEASKALDIVVSEFHVAPEIHPQEGLPYHEWFIEMEERPSDIEDLTRLLEKSMVAQNPYYRDLIEGKVLRPLVIRVLPSGSFKRMMESRGKLGGQNKVPRLANDRKIADLLTGSKA from the coding sequence ATGGGTGTCAAAGCGGCTCTCAGCGTACTCTATGCCAAACAACAGATCCACCTCCGTTCCAAATGGGTGAGGTCACCCTTGGACACCCAGATAAAATGGATGAAGCACCTCGTAGCCCAAGGGAAGTATACGGTCTATGGGAAAGACAAGGGAGTAGGAGATATCACCGACCATCGCGCTTGGAGGGACTCTATACCCGTGGTGGATTATGAAGGGATCAGACCCTATATGGAGCGGGTCTTGGAAGGCGAGCAGGACGTGCTCTGGCCCGGAAGGCCCTTGTACGTGGCCAAGACCTCGGGCACGACCTCAGGTGCCAAGTATATCCCTTTGACAGAAGAGAGCATGCCCTTTCACATACGCTCTGCTAAGATGGCCCTTCTGTCCTATATCCACGAATCGGGCAATACGGAATTCGTGGATGGAAAGATGCTCTTTCTACAAGGCAGCCCGGCACTTACAGAGCAGAATGGACTGAAGATCGGGCGCTTGTCCGGGATCACTGCCCACCACGTACCGGCCTATCTGCAACGCAATCGCGTACCTACGCTTGAGACCAATCTCATCGAGGATTGGGAGCAGAAGGTCATGGCAATTGTCAAGGAGACCTCTGTGCAGGATATGCGGCTGATCAGCGGTATACCGAGCTGGATGCAGATGTATTTCGAGAAGCTACTTGAGCATAGCGGTAAGGAGACAGTCAAGGAAGTATTCCCGAATTTCAGTCTGATGGTCCATGGTGGAGTCAACTATCGCCCCTATCAGAATCGATTCTTAGAATTGATAGGTGCCGAAGTGGACAATCTCGAACTGTACCCGGCAAGTGAAGGCTTCATCGCCTATCAAGACACCTTGGATCAGGAAGGTCTGTTGCTCGAATTGAATTCCGGCATATTCTACGAATTCATTCCAGCCGATGAATTCTTCAATGATGAACCTAAGCGGCTCTGGCTTGATGAGATAGAACTCGGAGTCAATTATGTGCTGATCATCAACAGCGTGGCAGGACTGTGGGGCTATAACATCGGTGACACGGTCAAGTTCGTCTCCAAAGACCCCTACAGAATAGTAGTCACGGGACGGATCAAACACTTTACTTCTGCTTTTGGTGAGCATGTGATCGCTGAAGAAGTCGAGCGGGCCATGGAGGAGGCTTCTAAAGCACTGGATATAGTGGTCTCAGAATTCCACGTGGCCCCAGAGATCCATCCTCAGGAAGGACTGCCGTATCACGAGTGGTTCATCGAAATGGAAGAACGGCCGTCCGATATAGAGGATTTGACCCGACTGTTGGAGAAAAGCATGGTGGCACAGAACCCGTACTATCGGGATCTGATAGAGGGAAAGGTATTGCGTCCGTTGGTCATCAGGGTATTACCCTCAGGATCATTCAAGCGCATGATGGAGAGCAGAGGAAAGCTCGGAGGGCAGAACAAAGTTCCTCGCTTGGCCAACGACCGGAAGATTGCCGATCTATT